Proteins found in one Quercus robur chromosome 2, dhQueRobu3.1, whole genome shotgun sequence genomic segment:
- the LOC126709196 gene encoding BTB/POZ domain-containing protein At5g17580, with amino-acid sequence MFNKQNTTESSRLSKSTSSKGVQLLHVHGVPCTLDIELLAARSGKIAAFIKENSHEDLCHFLEDIPADPNTFELIARFCHGFELQISTENVVPLTCLAYYLGMNESHSKNNLLIKTLTFLEQRILPSWNETIKALLATENILQQAVHFGIVDACLKSIIEKALVDPCLLGEPIKNLTHADNNEDTDDVNRPNARRRLFGFEGKSEDLTMLPLQLYEPIIVAVKRHGVPSKYVAASLCKYAKKWVLHKSTGCEEMTIHREVIETMERLLPHERGLIPCTLLFDMLQSAIVLEASADCRNCFETRIGKQLDEATVKDLLIPSQGYAKEVQYDIECVRRILKIFYTNYTCSDVSGLITVAELIEEFLAEVASDIDLKPDTFISLAEMSIAASLGTQRGADGIYKAIDIYLVKHRYLTEAEREEVCRVLDCQKMSPEACEHAAKNEKLPLRVVVQVLFIGQLKLRDTITQEMQASYDKLRKEEEDLARLDCGEEQARTGMEKMSNKVMELEKECNMIRKEIASVCNHNVKKEKGSMWREMKRKFGCVTTMHHPNCQKKMKKMNPNMEYDL; translated from the exons ATGTtcaacaaacaaaacacaacTGAATCATCTCG GTTGTCCAAGTCTACATCTTCAAAAGGTGTCCAGCTTCTTCATGTCCATGGTGTGCCTTGTACTTTGGACATA GAACTTCTTGCTGCAAGATCAGGCAAAATAGCTGCATTTATTAAAGAGAACTCCCATGAAGATCTTTGTCATTTCCTCGAAGACATTCCAGCTGACCCAAATACTTTTGAGCTTATTGCCAGATTCTGTCATGGGTTTGAACTGCAGATTTCAACCGAGAATGTTGTACCCCTCACTTGCCTTGCTTACTACTTGGGGATGAATGAAAGTCACAGCAAAAATAATCTCTTAATCAAGACTCTTACCTTCCTTGAGCAAAGAATCCTACCCAGCTGGAATGAAACCATTAAGGCTCTCCTTGCTACAGAAAATATTTTGCAACAAGCAGTGCATTTTGGCATAGTTGATGCCTGTTTAAAGTCTATTATTGAAAAGGCACTTGTTGACCCTTGCCTTCTTGGTGAACCTATCAAGAATTTGACCCATGCTGATAACAATGAGGACACTGATGATGTGAATAGGCCAAATGCAAGGAGAAGGCTATTTGGATTTGAAGGGAAATCAGAGGATTTGACAATGCTGCCTCTCCAGCTATATGAGCCCATCATTGTTGCAGTGAAAAGGCATGGAGTCCCATCAAAGTATGTGGCTGCATCCCTTTGTAAATATGCAAAGAAATGGGTTTTACACAAATCCACAGGATGTGAAGAAATGACAATTCACAGGGAAGTCATTGAAACCATGGAGAGGCTTCTGCCTCATGAGAGAGGACTCATTCCATGCACGCTATTGTTTGACATGCTTCAGTCTGCAATTGTTTTGGAAGCTAGTGCTGATTGTAGAAATTGTTTTGAGACTAGGATTGGAAAACAACTAGATGAGGCAACAGTCAAGGACCTCTTAATACCTTCTCAAGGCTATGCTAAGGAAGTACAATATGATATTGAGTGTGTGAGGAGGATACTGAAAATTTTCTATACAAATTACACTTGTTCAGACGTGTCAGGGCTAATCACAGTGGCGGAACTCATTGAAGAATTCTTAGCTGAGGTTGCAAGTGACATAGATTTGAAGCCAGACACATTTATTTCATTAGCAGAAATGTCAATTGCAGCTTCATTGGGAACTCAACGAGGCGCTGATGGAATATACAAGGCTATTGACATCTACTTGGTCAAGCATAGATACCTAACAGAGGCAGAGAGGGAGGAAGTGTGTCGGGTTTTGGATTGCCAAAAGATGTCCCCTGAAGCTTGTGAACATGCAgccaaaaatgaaaagttgCCGCTAAGGGTTGTGGTACAGGTTTTGTTTATAGGGCAATTGAAGCTACGTGACACGATCACACAGGAGATGCAGGCTTCTTATGACAAGTTGAGAAAGGAAGAGGAGGATCTAGCAAGGCTAGATTGTGGTGAAGAACAAGCAAGGACAGGAATGGAGAAAATGAGCAACAAGGTGATGGAGCTAGAGAAGGAATGCAATATGATAAGGAAAGAGATTGCGAGTGTATGCAACCATAATGTGAAGAAAGAGAAGGGTAGCATGTGGAGAGAAATGAAGAGGAAGTTTGGATGTGTCACTACCATGCATCATCCCAACTgccaaaagaagatgaagaagatgaatcCAAATATGGAGTATGACCTTTAG